One Methanomassiliicoccales archaeon genomic region harbors:
- a CDS encoding translation initiation factor IF-6, with translation MMKLSSYDGNPYIGVYSVANECFSLVPLDSAKSLIQDIEDCLEVAVEKTSIAGANIIGSLMAVNSYGAMVSGMANDRELEVIEKHVPVARLDDRLNAAGNNILVNDNAALVNPRLGKKAIKGIERTLQVETVQGTIAGSNTVGSACVVTNKGILCHPKTSEAELKMLSGLFKVPASLGTLNYGAALVGACMIANTKGAAIGSRSTPIELGRVEDSLGFI, from the coding sequence ATGATGAAGCTCTCTAGCTACGATGGCAACCCGTACATCGGTGTCTATTCAGTGGCGAACGAGTGCTTCTCTCTAGTACCACTCGACTCGGCAAAATCACTTATTCAGGATATAGAGGATTGCCTGGAGGTCGCGGTGGAAAAGACCTCTATTGCAGGTGCCAATATCATCGGTTCCCTCATGGCCGTCAATTCCTACGGAGCGATGGTCTCGGGAATGGCCAATGATCGGGAGCTCGAAGTGATCGAAAAACATGTCCCAGTCGCCCGACTGGACGACAGGTTGAACGCTGCTGGGAACAACATTCTGGTAAACGATAACGCCGCCCTAGTCAATCCCAGGCTTGGAAAGAAGGCTATAAAAGGTATCGAGAGAACACTTCAGGTTGAGACTGTACAGGGAACGATTGCTGGCTCGAACACTGTGGGGTCTGCATGCGTGGTCACGAATAAGGGAATTCTCTGCCATCCCAAGACATCTGAGGCTGAGTTGAAGATGCTGAGTGGACTGTTCAAGGTTCCCGCTTCCCTGGGTACCTTGAACTACGGAGCAGCATTGGTGGGGGCTTGTATGATCGCCAACACCAAGGGTGCTGCAATAGGTTCTAGAAGCACGCCTATAGAGCTAGGCAGGGTCGAGGACAGCCTGGGTTTCATTTGA